The Pedobacter roseus genome contains a region encoding:
- a CDS encoding helix-turn-helix transcriptional regulator produces the protein MKYLALKNLIFLTGIFFCCFKAGAQTMLDSTALGNLSEKDKPALLIQLAERSRINGDYMGAIAKAQQGAALALKFKNFIEATKAYTVKVSVYATTKQFILAKKASDSTLSLAQQSRKPIALAYAYYAQALFYNAIDNSEKITKYCQLALKSLGKEPEPYLSARIYYQLYMLNSRRDDVKNVNKYAIAATENALKTTDYNLLSNCYIALSVAADYNYAGTKKEVFRDSVLYYLNKAQNLYQQYPKYVARKTYSIACINSADYYLRYFPDTDQQAKANAIRYASMANEVMKGAINGEEIRASSLGILSEYARRDKNFIMAEAYLQEAYSIMVSKKVPYYYTLINVVTALSNFYEQRGNYEKALEFQKKTTEYSNKLFDEKKTLNAQKLEVQYEAEKKNNEVKLLKQREQYARQQKYLYIGIAIASLLGLIFMFRSYHFRLRYSLQREKQLHLEKQDAELQMKFEKEEQARLKAEQLLLESQQQQLQKEVMANQLQLEHKKEMLFQIKEKLSDNHQLNINKIWNEELLLDNDFEEAKFQIQQVHPEFFSLLNQRAQQKLTSLDLKLCAYLHLKMDTKKIAQLMHIEAKSVRMSRYRVKQKLGLDKEEDLNLFLQNMA, from the coding sequence ATGAAATACCTGGCTCTAAAAAACTTAATATTCTTAACGGGCATATTTTTTTGCTGTTTTAAGGCTGGTGCGCAAACTATGTTGGATAGTACAGCGCTGGGTAACCTTAGTGAAAAAGATAAACCGGCCTTGCTCATCCAGCTGGCAGAGCGGAGCAGGATCAATGGCGATTATATGGGTGCTATCGCGAAAGCGCAACAAGGAGCAGCCTTAGCTTTAAAGTTTAAAAACTTCATCGAAGCCACAAAGGCTTACACTGTTAAGGTGAGTGTGTACGCCACTACTAAACAATTTATATTAGCAAAAAAAGCAAGTGATAGCACTTTGTCCCTTGCACAACAGTCACGTAAGCCAATAGCACTGGCTTATGCATATTATGCGCAGGCCTTATTCTATAATGCCATTGATAATAGCGAGAAGATTACCAAATACTGTCAGCTGGCACTGAAATCGTTGGGAAAAGAACCTGAGCCTTATCTCAGTGCCAGGATATATTATCAGTTATATATGCTCAACTCGCGTAGGGATGATGTTAAAAATGTAAACAAATATGCCATAGCAGCTACAGAAAATGCCTTAAAAACAACTGATTACAACCTTTTGAGCAATTGTTACATCGCTTTATCAGTTGCTGCTGATTATAACTATGCAGGTACCAAAAAAGAAGTTTTCCGGGATAGCGTTCTCTATTATTTAAACAAAGCACAAAACCTTTATCAGCAGTATCCTAAATACGTTGCCCGAAAAACATATAGCATTGCCTGTATCAACAGTGCCGATTATTATTTAAGGTATTTCCCGGATACAGATCAGCAGGCAAAAGCCAATGCCATCCGCTATGCCAGTATGGCCAATGAAGTAATGAAAGGGGCAATAAATGGTGAGGAAATCAGGGCAAGCAGTTTGGGGATTTTGAGCGAATATGCCAGGAGAGACAAAAACTTTATAATGGCAGAAGCCTATTTGCAAGAGGCTTATAGCATAATGGTCAGCAAAAAGGTGCCTTATTATTATACTTTAATTAATGTAGTAACTGCGCTCTCCAATTTTTATGAGCAAAGGGGAAACTATGAGAAAGCACTCGAATTCCAGAAAAAAACGACAGAATACAGCAATAAACTTTTTGATGAAAAGAAGACCTTAAATGCCCAGAAACTTGAGGTGCAGTACGAGGCAGAAAAAAAAAACAATGAAGTAAAACTGTTAAAGCAGCGTGAGCAATATGCGCGGCAGCAAAAGTACCTCTATATCGGTATTGCCATTGCTTCTCTATTGGGCCTGATATTTATGTTCCGCTCTTATCATTTCAGGTTAAGGTATTCGTTACAGCGCGAAAAGCAGCTGCATTTGGAAAAACAGGATGCTGAACTGCAGATGAAATTCGAAAAAGAAGAGCAGGCCAGGTTAAAGGCAGAACAGTTACTATTGGAAAGCCAGCAGCAACAATTACAGAAAGAAGTAATGGCCAACCAGTTACAGCTGGAACATAAAAAGGAAATGTTATTCCAGATTAAAGAAAAACTCAGCGATAATCATCAGCTCAATATCAATAAAATCTGGAATGAAGAATTGCTTTTGGATAATGATTTTGAAGAAGCTAAATTTCAGATCCAACAGGTACATCCAGAATTTTTTTCTCTGTTAAATCAAAGGGCACAACAAAAACTTACCTCGCTTGACTTAAAACTCTGTGCTTACCTCCATTTAAAAATGGACACCAAAAAAATTGCGCAGCTGATGCATATTGAAGCCAAAAGTGTGCGCATGAGCCGCTACCGCGTTAAACAAAAACTGGGTCTCGATAAAGAAGAGGATCTGAATTTATTTTTGCAGAACATGGCTTAA
- a CDS encoding DUF4870 domain-containing protein, which yields MKQKTMAIVAYITLIGWIISYLEFKKSAEKSKLVNYHLGQSLGLIITSIILSILSSVILAIIPSLGAIFYLILLIPFVLLLLGIIAANNELEKPVPLIGKIFEGKFNFAS from the coding sequence ATGAAACAGAAAACAATGGCTATTGTAGCCTACATTACATTAATCGGTTGGATCATTTCTTATCTGGAGTTTAAAAAATCAGCAGAAAAAAGTAAACTGGTTAACTATCATCTTGGGCAATCGCTCGGACTGATCATCACCTCAATTATTTTAAGCATTTTAAGCAGTGTTATTTTAGCGATTATTCCATCCTTAGGCGCTATTTTTTACCTCATTTTATTAATTCCATTTGTATTGTTACTGCTGGGTATTATAGCAGCCAACAACGAACTGGAAAAACCTGTTCCACTTATCGGAAAAATATTCGAAGGAAAATTCAATTTTGCTTCTTAA
- a CDS encoding LuxR C-terminal-related transcriptional regulator — MNTLLLQKSTTRELRVNILCKLAKANFEKNLPLSFQLADQALKVSAGLKDGKSKAMTYATMVHLYVWKKDMKNAYQSLDSAMYYARKTKDRATLGFVWFRSGWLDLVNDENDKSITKMFKALDFFKGENAYEYESTIYHYLASFYGYGNNPSKQQKYAGLCYQTAVKSQQVDLLNNAYFTIGQTFFDRFKLDTTKRNLLDSTLKVYKKSLWLSKKQEGRLLVYSNTAAVALNTANTYFQYFPASYRDSAEKYVDVAIEIATKTNLQEILLNCYGLKSEYYLRDGNYEQAEKILLTGLSKIADGVVKMPLTKSRIFQGLSNIAEKKGDKTAALNYFKEYVANYKKAFDEEKINNTVRIEAQYQSEKKEQEIAYLHQQSAYTKKLNIFYIISGLTGIVALLFLLISYNYKLKASVRKQELIDQQKDAAELKAQLKEAEALQLKAEQDLLKERQERLEKEVLAGNLQIEEKNELLELISGKVNSESHLSLDEQIKRIVNQQKKMDKEFEEYKVDFFDANPAFFERLQEKANQTLTRLDLKYCSYMLMGLTNKEVSIRLGIEPKSVRMSRYRIKQKLGLGKDHDLNLFLQQLG; from the coding sequence TTGAACACTTTGCTTCTACAAAAAAGTACAACCAGAGAGCTCAGGGTAAATATATTGTGCAAGCTGGCAAAGGCCAATTTTGAAAAAAACCTTCCACTATCTTTCCAATTGGCCGATCAGGCCCTTAAGGTTAGTGCAGGGCTAAAAGATGGGAAAAGTAAAGCAATGACCTATGCCACGATGGTGCATTTATATGTTTGGAAGAAAGACATGAAAAATGCTTATCAAAGCCTGGATAGTGCCATGTACTATGCCCGGAAAACGAAAGACCGGGCTACCCTGGGTTTTGTATGGTTTAGAAGCGGCTGGTTAGACCTGGTGAATGATGAAAATGATAAATCCATCACTAAAATGTTTAAAGCACTCGATTTTTTTAAGGGAGAAAACGCTTATGAATATGAGAGTACCATTTATCATTACCTGGCCAGCTTTTACGGATATGGCAACAACCCATCCAAACAACAGAAATATGCCGGTTTATGTTATCAAACAGCAGTAAAAAGCCAGCAGGTAGATCTGTTGAACAATGCTTATTTTACCATTGGGCAAACCTTTTTTGACCGCTTTAAGCTGGATACCACTAAACGTAATCTGCTGGATTCGACTTTAAAGGTTTACAAAAAATCGCTTTGGCTCTCCAAAAAACAAGAAGGGCGTTTACTCGTATACAGCAATACTGCCGCAGTAGCCCTAAATACTGCCAATACTTATTTTCAATACTTTCCGGCCAGCTATCGCGATAGTGCAGAAAAATATGTGGACGTGGCGATTGAAATTGCCACAAAAACTAATTTACAGGAGATTTTATTAAACTGTTATGGGTTAAAAAGTGAATATTACCTGAGAGATGGTAATTATGAGCAAGCCGAAAAAATATTATTGACTGGTTTGAGCAAAATAGCGGATGGTGTGGTTAAAATGCCCCTCACCAAGTCCAGAATATTTCAGGGACTATCCAATATTGCTGAGAAAAAAGGAGATAAGACTGCTGCACTAAATTATTTCAAAGAATACGTCGCGAATTATAAAAAAGCATTCGACGAAGAGAAAATAAATAATACCGTCAGGATTGAGGCACAATACCAGTCTGAAAAAAAAGAACAGGAAATCGCTTATCTCCATCAGCAGAGTGCTTACACGAAAAAGCTAAATATTTTCTACATCATTTCTGGTCTCACCGGGATAGTTGCTTTACTTTTTCTGTTAATCTCCTACAACTACAAACTCAAAGCATCGGTAAGGAAACAGGAATTAATTGATCAGCAAAAGGATGCTGCAGAACTAAAAGCACAATTAAAAGAAGCCGAAGCTTTGCAGTTAAAGGCAGAGCAAGATTTACTTAAAGAGCGGCAGGAACGCCTGGAAAAAGAGGTATTGGCGGGTAATTTGCAGATTGAAGAAAAAAATGAGCTGCTCGAATTGATATCGGGAAAGGTAAACAGTGAGAGCCATCTTTCGCTCGACGAACAGATCAAACGGATTGTGAATCAGCAGAAAAAGATGGATAAAGAGTTTGAGGAATATAAGGTCGATTTTTTCGATGCCAACCCTGCTTTTTTTGAGCGCCTGCAGGAGAAGGCAAACCAAACACTTACCCGGCTCGATTTAAAATACTGTTCTTATATGTTGATGGGTTTAACCAATAAAGAAGTTTCCATCCGTTTGGGCATCGAACCCAAAAGTGTGCGCATGAGCCGTTACCGGATTAAACAAAAACTGGGTCTGGGAAAAGACCATGACCTGAATCTGTTTTTGCAGCAGTTAGGATAG
- the tssD gene encoding type VI secretion system tube protein TssD produces MKTKWYHKTLILLLLLCSFNAAAQNEAQAEVELKLTDKATNTSHSYKLYGASYSLNNPFYDAGEGKLISNGSCSISMELGQNPDEFLLKWMAGQIKNTSGVITMVTVGDIKKPRRISFTDGQLAASSESFYITGGGTSTQMSFYVKTLAIDGTTVFSQ; encoded by the coding sequence ATGAAAACTAAATGGTATCACAAAACACTCATCCTGCTATTATTGCTATGCAGTTTTAATGCTGCTGCGCAAAATGAGGCGCAGGCAGAAGTTGAATTAAAATTAACGGACAAGGCCACTAATACCAGCCATAGCTATAAACTTTATGGTGCCAGCTACTCTTTAAACAATCCTTTTTACGACGCTGGTGAAGGCAAATTAATTAGTAATGGCAGCTGCAGCATTTCGATGGAGCTTGGTCAGAACCCTGACGAATTTTTATTGAAATGGATGGCCGGGCAGATTAAAAATACATCAGGCGTGATTACGATGGTAACCGTTGGCGACATAAAAAAACCACGTAGAATATCGTTTACAGATGGACAATTAGCGGCTTCGTCTGAGAGTTTTTACATTACCGGTGGCGGTACCTCTACGCAGATGAGTTTTTATGTAAAAACACTGGCTATTGATGGTACTACGGTATTTTCCCAGTAA
- a CDS encoding suppressor of fused domain protein, producing MMDSEIYKQQFNTEDTPGWQAIDDQLEKIYGDTEPRHYGPLCGLHYLAGGTDPIDGASIYYSSHQTFHRHIISYGMSELYYNEEKAGEEFSKWGFEFTFRLAPFKDDQNDPIWAIQVMNNLARYVFSSGKWFEENHFIPANGPIRLNTDTQITGFVFALDPELGKIKTPHGEVSFLQLVGITDAEVEHLKKNPTVGAVNELVESLKKDNPLLITDLIRK from the coding sequence ATGATGGACAGCGAAATTTATAAACAACAGTTTAATACAGAAGATACACCGGGCTGGCAGGCAATAGACGATCAGCTGGAAAAAATATACGGAGATACGGAACCACGCCATTATGGGCCATTGTGCGGACTTCACTATTTAGCTGGCGGAACGGATCCGATAGATGGTGCCAGTATTTATTACAGCAGCCACCAAACTTTTCACCGCCATATCATTAGTTACGGCATGAGCGAATTGTATTATAATGAAGAAAAAGCGGGTGAGGAATTTAGCAAATGGGGCTTTGAATTTACCTTTAGGCTGGCGCCTTTTAAAGATGACCAAAATGATCCCATCTGGGCCATACAGGTAATGAACAACCTGGCCAGGTATGTATTTTCGAGTGGTAAATGGTTTGAAGAAAATCATTTCATCCCGGCCAATGGGCCGATAAGACTAAATACTGATACACAAATAACAGGCTTTGTTTTTGCACTTGACCCCGAACTGGGCAAAATAAAAACACCACATGGCGAAGTAAGCTTCCTTCAACTGGTAGGCATTACAGATGCAGAGGTAGAACATTTGAAAAAAAACCCTACCGTGGGTGCTGTTAATGAACTGGTTGAAAGCCTGAAAAAGGATAATCCACTTTTAATTACAGATCTGATCAGAAAATAA
- a CDS encoding nucleotidyl transferase AbiEii/AbiGii toxin family protein — translation MIYWNTVNDKLKNCLLLLMDAPLFEQFRLVGGTALSLQLGNRISIDIDLFTDALYGSIDFKNIDAFLTAHFDYVFGVSDMPVAMGKSYRVGSDERNTVKLDFYYTDEFIFDPLVVDGIRMATTEEILAMKIDVVQQGGRKKDFWDLHELMESFSFEEMLLLHQKRYPYHHDPLHIGRI, via the coding sequence ATGATCTATTGGAATACGGTAAACGATAAATTAAAGAATTGCTTGCTGTTACTGATGGATGCACCGTTATTCGAACAGTTTAGGTTGGTTGGCGGTACAGCATTGAGTTTACAATTGGGCAACCGGATTTCAATTGACATCGATCTTTTTACAGATGCACTTTACGGATCAATAGATTTCAAAAATATTGATGCTTTTTTAACCGCTCATTTTGACTATGTTTTTGGTGTTTCGGATATGCCTGTAGCGATGGGAAAGTCCTATCGAGTAGGGAGTGATGAAAGGAACACCGTTAAACTTGATTTTTACTATACCGATGAATTTATATTTGATCCGTTAGTTGTAGATGGTATTCGTATGGCAACAACGGAAGAAATTTTGGCCATGAAAATTGATGTTGTACAGCAGGGTGGCAGAAAGAAAGATTTTTGGGACCTTCATGAACTGATGGAATCATTCTCTTTTGAAGAAATGTTGTTGCTCCATCAAAAACGTTATCCATATCATCATGATCCTTTACATATCGGGAGAATATGA
- a CDS encoding DUF4870 domain-containing protein: MNNKSLAIISYITIIGWLVAYFIGKDKADALLKYHLRQSLGLAIVNIVFSVVLNIVATMIPSLSFLGLIGFVFIILWIMGIINAANGAMKPVPLIGKMFEEKNSVVNKY; encoded by the coding sequence ATGAACAACAAATCGCTTGCAATCATTTCTTACATCACTATTATTGGTTGGTTAGTTGCTTATTTCATTGGAAAAGACAAAGCCGATGCCTTACTTAAATATCATTTAAGACAATCGTTAGGTCTGGCCATTGTAAACATTGTTTTCAGTGTGGTTTTAAACATAGTGGCAACAATGATACCCAGCTTATCATTCTTAGGCTTAATTGGGTTTGTATTTATCATTTTATGGATTATGGGCATCATCAATGCAGCAAACGGCGCCATGAAACCTGTTCCGCTTATTGGTAAAATGTTCGAAGAAAAAAATTCTGTTGTAAATAAATACTAA
- a CDS encoding helix-turn-helix transcriptional regulator, translating to MFEKLSILKGLHPGFFLEHELKKKKLSKRQFALSLSEHPQTIGAITKGNRDMNTALSLRIEEALGLEEGFLMMLQVFYDIKKNKEKQKSKPDLSVFSTTLFWDTKIENIDWSLHKKFIVSRVLEYGNEKEKQEILSFYGKDAIEKLTPKTFYKRPTSLNGINII from the coding sequence ATGTTCGAAAAGCTATCCATATTGAAAGGACTTCATCCAGGATTTTTCCTTGAGCACGAGCTTAAAAAAAAGAAGCTTTCAAAAAGGCAGTTTGCCTTATCCCTTTCGGAACATCCGCAGACCATTGGGGCAATTACGAAAGGGAACAGAGATATGAATACTGCTCTTTCTTTGCGTATCGAGGAAGCATTAGGTTTAGAAGAAGGTTTTTTGATGATGCTTCAGGTATTTTATGATATCAAAAAAAACAAGGAGAAACAAAAATCAAAACCTGATCTCTCTGTTTTTAGTACAACATTGTTTTGGGATACCAAAATTGAAAATATCGATTGGAGTCTTCATAAAAAATTTATTGTAAGCCGTGTTTTGGAGTACGGTAATGAAAAAGAAAAACAAGAAATCCTGAGTTTTTATGGAAAGGATGCGATCGAAAAGCTAACCCCAAAAACTTTTTATAAGCGCCCAACAAGCCTTAATGGGATTAATATCATTTAA
- a CDS encoding arylesterase, with protein MLRKRLMGLFVLSLILLSCGNQQSKSNTDKTLDSADQKVSVAAAKKKNILFFGTSLTAGYGLDPTEAYPALIQNRIDSLKMPYNVINGGLSGETSAGGKGRIDWLLKQPVDIFVLELGANDGLRGLPVAQTIKNLQDIIDRVKAKYPDAKMVIAGMQVPPNMGAKYAADFKNIFPNLAKKNQMALIPFLLDKVGGVPKLNQADGIHPTAEGDKILAENVWVVLKGLL; from the coding sequence ATGTTACGAAAACGATTAATGGGCCTATTTGTTTTGAGCCTGATCCTCTTAAGCTGTGGAAACCAGCAAAGTAAAAGCAATACAGATAAAACTTTAGATTCGGCTGACCAAAAAGTTTCGGTTGCTGCGGCGAAAAAGAAAAATATCCTCTTTTTTGGAACGAGTTTAACAGCAGGTTATGGGCTCGATCCGACGGAAGCTTATCCGGCCCTGATCCAAAACCGGATCGACTCTTTAAAAATGCCTTATAATGTAATTAATGGCGGTTTAAGTGGCGAAACTTCTGCGGGTGGAAAAGGACGGATTGATTGGTTGCTTAAACAGCCCGTTGATATTTTTGTACTCGAACTTGGGGCGAACGATGGTTTACGCGGATTGCCTGTAGCACAAACCATTAAAAACCTTCAGGATATCATCGATCGGGTAAAAGCCAAGTATCCCGATGCAAAAATGGTTATTGCAGGCATGCAGGTTCCGCCGAATATGGGGGCGAAATACGCAGCAGATTTTAAGAACATTTTCCCCAACCTGGCCAAAAAGAACCAGATGGCCCTGATTCCATTTTTATTGGATAAAGTGGGTGGAGTGCCTAAATTAAACCAGGCAGATGGCATTCATCCAACGGCAGAAGGAGATAAGATTTTGGCGGAAAATGTTTGGGTGGTATTGAAGGGTTTGTTGTAA
- a CDS encoding ABC transporter ATP-binding protein, with protein sequence MESILNIRNVSKIYQSAGRELTVLDNINFSIAAGSTVAITGPSGSGKTTLLGLCAGLDRASSGTVELNGIALEKLNEDERAAVRNQYVGFIFQNFQLLPTLTALENVMVPLELRGAKNIKAHALELLDKVGLADRSHHYPIQLSGGEQQRVSLARAFSNQPAILFADEPTGNLDAETSEKVIKLLFDLNKDAGTTLIIVTHDLELAARTSRSIKIKGGVIISDENPTYA encoded by the coding sequence TTGGAAAGCATATTGAACATTCGAAATGTAAGCAAAATTTACCAAAGTGCCGGGCGGGAACTCACCGTTTTGGATAACATCAATTTTTCTATCGCGGCCGGATCAACCGTGGCCATTACCGGCCCATCGGGAAGTGGTAAAACTACCCTGCTCGGTTTATGTGCGGGTTTAGACAGGGCCAGTAGCGGAACCGTTGAACTCAATGGAATTGCTTTAGAAAAACTCAATGAAGATGAGCGAGCCGCTGTGCGGAACCAATATGTAGGTTTTATTTTTCAGAATTTTCAGCTCCTGCCAACTTTAACTGCGCTCGAAAACGTAATGGTACCTTTAGAGTTAAGGGGGGCAAAAAATATTAAAGCTCATGCACTGGAGCTGCTGGATAAAGTGGGCCTTGCTGACCGCTCACACCACTATCCCATTCAATTATCAGGTGGAGAGCAGCAAAGGGTTTCGCTTGCAAGGGCATTCTCCAACCAGCCGGCTATTCTTTTTGCCGACGAGCCGACCGGAAACCTCGATGCAGAAACGAGCGAAAAAGTTATCAAACTGCTTTTTGATTTAAATAAAGATGCCGGAACCACTTTGATCATCGTAACGCACGACCTTGAACTGGCAGCCAGAACCTCAAGAAGCATCAAAATTAAAGGCGGCGTAATCATTTCAGACGAAAACCCGACTTATGCTTAA